ATCGCCGAGCCGAAACTGGCGGAGCTCTCCAGCTTCAAGACCTACGCCGACAAACCTTCCAGCGCGGTGAACCGTTCCGGCAGCAAGCTGCGGGGCTCCAAGACCTTCAAAACCGCCCTGGTCCCGCTGGTCTCCGGCGAGCTGACGGTGCCGGGGATGGAGCTGGTGTACTTCGATCCCGAGTCCGGCTCCTACCGCACCGACCGCACCGACGACATCGTGCTGCAGGTGACGCCGTCGGAGGGAGAGGAGGAGCTACGGCTCACCGAGGCCTTGGCTCCCACCACCGGCAAGGTGGCGGTGCGCATTCTGGCGGACGACATTCTTCCCCTGCACCGGGGGCTGGATGCTCTGGACGTGCCCTGGACCCGCCGCGCCGCCTGGTGGTTGCCGGTGGGCCTGGCGCTGCCGCTGCTGGCCTATCTGACGATGGTGGTGCTCCGCCGCCGCCGCGAGGCCTACGAACGGGATTCCGGTCTCCGTCGCCGCCGGGGAGCGTTGCGATCGGCTCAGCGCTGCTTGAAGGAGGTTGGCGAGGCGAGCGACGCGGCTCCCCAGGCCTCCCGCTGCCTGCGGCGTTACATCGGCGACAAGCTGGGCGCCGAGGGCACCGCTCTGACCCCTGCCGAGTGCGGTGACCTGCTGCGCGCCGCCGAGGTGGACGACGAGACGGTGACGGAAACGACCCGCGTCTTGGAGCGGCTGGAGGCAGCCCAATATGGGGCCGGTGCGGTGGCACCGGGGCAGCTGCAGGCGGAGCTGGAGTCCCTATTGCAACGCCTCGAGAAGCAGATCAAGGGCTGAGGGAGTTGAGGACCATGATCCATTCACGATTCCTCCCGACCGTTTGGGGCATCGTCGCCGGGTTCTCGCTGTTGATGCTGCCGGCGCTCAGCGCCGGAGCTCAGCCGCAGCTCCAGGAGTCCGCCGAGGCCCCCGCTGGCGACGGGCTGCGTCTCGAGACACCGGATTCGGGTTCTTCCTCCGGCGAGCCGGCAGACGCCTCGATCGAGGAGGCGACCGACCGGCCGACCGAGGAGCCCTCCGACGAGACGGTCGAAGATGGAGTGGACGCTGCAGCCCCGGGGGCTCCCGCCACCGAAGACATCGATCCCGGTACAGTCTTCGTCCAGGCCAACACGGCCTACGAGGAAGGGGCCTATCCCCAGGCCATCCGCCTCTACCGGCAGTTGCTGGCGGCGGGGGTGGAGAATGGCCACCTGCACTACAACCTGGGCAACGCCTATCTGCGAAACGGCGAGCTCGGCCGGGCCATCGCCTCCTATCGGCGGGCGGAGGCCTTTCGGCCTCGGGATCAGGACGTGCAGGCGAATCTCTCCTTCGCCCGCAAGAGCACCAAGGACGCCCTCAGTCCACCGGATCCGTCGGAAGTCTTTTCCACCCTCTTCTTCTGGCACTACGGCCTCAGCCGGGCCGAGCTGGCGACGGTGGTGTTGTTGCTCAATCTGCTCTTCTGGGGCGGTCTAGCGCTGCGCCTGCGCTACCGCGGCTCGGAGATTCTGCGCTGGGCCAACGGCGGCCTGCTGATCCTGCTGCTGCTCACCGGCGGCTCGCTGCTGGCCCACATCGCGTTTCCCCAGCAGGTGGCCGTCATCGTCCCCCAAGAGGTCAGCGCCCACACCGGCCCCGACGCCGAGACGGTGGTCCGCTTCAAGCTCCACGCCGGTACCGAAGTGCGCATCGCCGACGCCCGGAAAGAGTGGCTGCGGGTGCAGCTCCCGGATGGCCAACAGGGCTGGGTGGCACGGGAACAGGCCGAGGTCGTGCGGTTCTGAGATCCTCGTAAGTAGCTGTCTCTGAACAAGTTGTAGGGATGTTCGTGGGCGGCCCAGAAGCAGACCAACAAGTGGGTCCCCCGTTTGGAGCCAAGCCAACAAGTGGGTGCCCCTCGTCGGGGCCGGGTACACTGACGGTGGATGAGCTCACCTGCTCTTCACTTTCCGCGGTCTCGAGAGCAGCGCGCAGTCAATGGACCCTCTGCTCTGCGACCGCCTCAATTTCTTGTTGACGGGAGCTTTCGATGATGGATTGGAGTTGGATCTCGACCACCGCCTCGTCTCTTCTCATGGTTCTGTTGTCCGCTGGAGGGATCTACCTGGTCTTGCTGCTTCTGACCCGACTGCAGGGATTGAGGAGCTTCTCGAAGATGTCGAGCTTCGATTTTGCCATTACGGTGGCCGTCGGCTCGCTGATCGCCGCCACCCTGCTGACTGAGAAGCCGCCGCTGATGCAAGGAGTCGCCGGGCTGGCGGCGCTGTACGGGATCCAATACCTCGTCTCTCGAGGCCGACGGCTGAGTCGGCGGGTGGAGCGGCTGGTGGACAATCGGCCGTTGTTGGTGATGGACGGGGCGCGCATTCTTCACGAATCGTTGGATACGGCGCGGCTGACCGAGGATGATCTGAAGGCCAAGCTGCGCGGGGCGGGAGTGACTCATCCCAACCAGGTGCTGGCGGTGGTGATGGAGACCACCGGTCAGCTGTCGGTGCTCAAGGTGCAGGACGAGGTGGATCCGTGGCTTCTCGAAGGAGTGCGGAGCTCGCAACGGCTCCAAGACCGCTGGCGCTCTGAAGCCGCTCTTCCGTAGGCAACCAACAAGTGGGTGCCTTCTTTGTGCGTGGTAATGTTGCAGGCTAGCGAGGGCAACCATGACCATTCCAGATCGAATCGAGATTCACCCCGACATCATGCTCGGCAAGCCAGTGATTCGAGGCACTCGAATCCCGGTGGGTTTGCTGGTGAGGAAGTTGGGGGAGGGAGCTACCGAAGCGGAGCTTCTCGACGCCTACCCGCGGTTGGAGCGAGAAGATATCCAGGCGGCGCTGCTCTATGCTGCCGCTATCGTGGCGAGTGAAGAGACGGTGTTTCTCGATCTAGACCTTAGCGGATCGGGCCAGCGTCGTGGTCAGACTACTGGCGGATGAGTCTGTCGATTTCGGGGTCGTCCGTGCGCTTCGTGATGATGGCTTCGATGTGCTGGCGGTCGTTGAGCTAGATCCCGGGATCGCTGACCGCGAGGTTGCCACACGAGCCTTTGAAGACGACCGCATTCTCCTGACAGAAGACAAAGACTTCGGCCACTTGGTCTATGCGACCGGGGCCTCGGCCCATGGTGTCCTCCTGGTGCGTTTCGCAGGAGGTTCGAGGGACGACATGATCGCCTCGGTTTTAGAGGTCGTCCGTCGCTACAGTGACCGCCTCGCTGACCAGTTTGTGGTCGTTCAGCCCGGAAAGATCCGGTTCTCGAAGTTCCGCGGCTCCTAGCAACCAACAAGAGCAACCAACAAGTGGGTCCCCCCCTCTTTGCCGCTGGCTACTGCCGGGCGAAGAGACTCACTCCAACCGCCCCCGCAACGCCAGGTACAGCTCGGCGGTGGCGAGGGCGTCGGTGAGGGCGTGGTGCTCGGGGTGAGGGGGGAGGCCGAGGGCTTGGCGGGCTTGGGCGAGCTGGGTGGGGAGAGGCTGGGCGTGGGGCTCGATGAGGTTGCGGCGGCGGTCGAGTTGGGAGAGGAGATGGGCGGTGTCGTAGACGGTGGGGTTGGGCCAGGGAGTGTGGTGGTGGCGGAAGGCTTGGCGCAGGAGAGTGAGATCGAGGCGCGCCCAGTGGAGCACCAGGGCGCAGCCTTCGAGCCGTTGGTGGAGGTCTTGGACCAGCTCGGCGAGGGAGATGGCGTCGGGGGCCTCGTCGGGGAGCAGGCCGTGGATTGCGATGGCGTCGCTGGTGCCGTCGCCGCGGGGCCGGATGCGGTGGTAGACGCGTTCACCCCAGTGGATGGCCCCGTGGCGAATGGGCACCATGCCGCAGGAGAGGATCTCGTCCTGCTTGGGGTCGAGGCCGGTGGTTTCGAGGTCCAGGGCCCAGTGGTCGAGCTCGCTCCAAGGACGCCTACGCAGCCAGCCGCGGAGAAATCCGAACATGGGTCCCCCCCTTCTTCCGTCAGCCCAGGGGCCCGGTGACCAGCCGCTGCTCGGTGGCTTCCTGCATGCGGCGGATGGCCAGGAAGGCTTCCTTGAGATGCCGCCGCTCGCCGGCGCTGAGATCGTCCAGCAGTACATGATTGGTGAGGGGGCGGCCGGCCCGGCGCTGGTCAAGCTGGGTGCGCAGGCGCAGGGAGAAGGCGAAGCGGAAGGCTTCGGTGAGCACTTCGGCGCCGTCATCGCTGACCACTTCCGCCCGCGCCGCCCGCTCCAGGCGGCGGAGGGTGGAGCCGCTACGGCGGCCGGCCTCTAGGGCGAAGAGGCGGGCGAGGCCGCTGACGGGCATCAGGGCACCGGATTTGAGGTCGACGCCGCCTTCCTCTTCGACGATGCGGTGGAGCAGACCCAGGGGCGGCCGCTTGCGCATGGAGGCCCGGGCCAGCTGGCCGATGAAGAGCTTGCGCTGGTGGGCCCCGCGGACGATGGCTTCCAGGGGCTCCAGGTCGAGGCCACCGGAGACGCTGCGCCAGTCGAAAAAGTTGGCCACCCGCATGAGGTTTTCCGGATCCGGTTCTTCGATCCAGCCGGTGAAGCGCCGCCGCCACTCGTCGAGGGGCAGGCACCAATGAGTGGCCATGAAGCCGCCGGCGCAGGGCGGGAAGCCCACCGTCAGCAGGCTGTCGACGCCGCGGCGGGCGAGGGCCTGGAAGTAGCGGTGGGCGGCCTCCGAGTCTTGCTCGAAGACCAGGGCATTGTCCTGGTCGGTGAGAAAGCTCTGCTCCTGGCGCCCCTCGGAGCCGAAGACGATCCACCCGTAGTCGCAGGGTGGAGGGCCGAGCTCTGCTGCCAGCTCGTCCTGGGCCAGCTCCAGCAGCCGCGCCGCCAGGGCGTCGTTGAGGGCGGCGACGACACGGCCGATATCCACCGCCGGGACGCGACTGCGGTAGAGGGTTTCCACCGTCGCCGCCACCCGCTCGCCATAGTCTTGGAGGTCCTCCGGCTGGCCGGCGCGCTGGATGCGGTCGAGGAGCGCGGTGGGGCTTTGCAATTGGCTGCGTAGCAGATCCGAGACGGTAACCACCCCGGCCAGTCGGCCTTCTTCTTCCAGCACCAAGTGGTGATGACCGGCCCGCAGCAGGTGGACGAGGGCCTCGGCGCCGGGGGTGGCGGCGTCGATCCAGGTCACCGGCGAGGTCATGACCTGGCGCACCGGGGTGTCGACGCCCAGGCCCTGGGCCAGCACCCGGCCGCGCAGATCACGGTCGGTGAGGATGCCCGCCGGGCGCTCCGATCCTTCTTCCAGCAGCAACACCGAGCTCACTCCCGCCCCATCCATGGTGCGGGCGGCGTCGCCGACGGTGACCCCTCCTGCGGC
The genomic region above belongs to Acidobacteriota bacterium and contains:
- a CDS encoding BatD family protein, with the protein product PTPANFSGLVGSFDLDTAISKTELAVGESATLEVKISGDGNPQLIAEPKLAELSSFKTYADKPSSAVNRSGSKLRGSKTFKTALVPLVSGELTVPGMELVYFDPESGSYRTDRTDDIVLQVTPSEGEEELRLTEALAPTTGKVAVRILADDILPLHRGLDALDVPWTRRAAWWLPVGLALPLLAYLTMVVLRRRREAYERDSGLRRRRGALRSAQRCLKEVGEASDAAPQASRCLRRYIGDKLGAEGTALTPAECGDLLRAAEVDDETVTETTRVLERLEAAQYGAGAVAPGQLQAELESLLQRLEKQIKG
- a CDS encoding tetratricopeptide repeat protein, translated to MIHSRFLPTVWGIVAGFSLLMLPALSAGAQPQLQESAEAPAGDGLRLETPDSGSSSGEPADASIEEATDRPTEEPSDETVEDGVDAAAPGAPATEDIDPGTVFVQANTAYEEGAYPQAIRLYRQLLAAGVENGHLHYNLGNAYLRNGELGRAIASYRRAEAFRPRDQDVQANLSFARKSTKDALSPPDPSEVFSTLFFWHYGLSRAELATVVLLLNLLFWGGLALRLRYRGSEILRWANGGLLILLLLTGGSLLAHIAFPQQVAVIVPQEVSAHTGPDAETVVRFKLHAGTEVRIADARKEWLRVQLPDGQQGWVAREQAEVVRF
- a CDS encoding DUF421 domain-containing protein — translated: MSSFDFAITVAVGSLIAATLLTEKPPLMQGVAGLAALYGIQYLVSRGRRLSRRVERLVDNRPLLVMDGARILHESLDTARLTEDDLKAKLRGAGVTHPNQVLAVVMETTGQLSVLKVQDEVDPWLLEGVRSSQRLQDRWRSEAALP
- a CDS encoding DUF433 domain-containing protein: MTIPDRIEIHPDIMLGKPVIRGTRIPVGLLVRKLGEGATEAELLDAYPRLEREDIQAALLYAAAIVASEETVFLDLDLSGSGQRRGQTTGG
- a CDS encoding DUF5615 family PIN-like protein, with protein sequence MVRLLADESVDFGVVRALRDDGFDVLAVVELDPGIADREVATRAFEDDRILLTEDKDFGHLVYATGASAHGVLLVRFAGGSRDDMIASVLEVVRRYSDRLADQFVVVQPGKIRFSKFRGS
- a CDS encoding 3'-5' exonuclease encodes the protein MFGFLRGWLRRRPWSELDHWALDLETTGLDPKQDEILSCGMVPIRHGAIHWGERVYHRIRPRGDGTSDAIAIHGLLPDEAPDAISLAELVQDLHQRLEGCALVLHWARLDLTLLRQAFRHHHTPWPNPTVYDTAHLLSQLDRRRNLIEPHAQPLPTQLAQARQALGLPPHPEHHALTDALATAELYLALRGRLE
- a CDS encoding DUF294 nucleotidyltransferase-like domain-containing protein, whose protein sequence is MNGPPADIAALDPLDFLTRHAPFDGLSAAGRERVAGALEITWSRDGDTLIQRGEANAFLYILRKGQVQLELDGQRVADLGTGELFGLTSLTSGDELPRLDVIATTDCLLYRLPRQTVQTLADAEPAFARFFLDRLAQRLRMLTESQATALTSDLGRTVGELVQRPPVTLRLDAEGAAAGGVTVGDAARTMDGAGVSSVLLLEEGSERPAGILTDRDLRGRVLAQGLGVDTPVRQVMTSPVTWIDAATPGAEALVHLLRAGHHHLVLEEEGRLAGVVTVSDLLRSQLQSPTALLDRIQRAGQPEDLQDYGERVAATVETLYRSRVPAVDIGRVVAALNDALAARLLELAQDELAAELGPPPCDYGWIVFGSEGRQEQSFLTDQDNALVFEQDSEAAHRYFQALARRGVDSLLTVGFPPCAGGFMATHWCLPLDEWRRRFTGWIEEPDPENLMRVANFFDWRSVSGGLDLEPLEAIVRGAHQRKLFIGQLARASMRKRPPLGLLHRIVEEEGGVDLKSGALMPVSGLARLFALEAGRRSGSTLRRLERAARAEVVSDDGAEVLTEAFRFAFSLRLRTQLDQRRAGRPLTNHVLLDDLSAGERRHLKEAFLAIRRMQEATEQRLVTGPLG